The genomic DNA AGCAGGTCTACGGCGCCGTTTGAAAAAACGCCGGCGTTGTGTGACGACCAAAGGACAGGAAGTTCCAGCACAAGGTCGCAGCCGCATGAAAGCGCGGCTTCAGCGCGCGTCCATTTGTCAAGCAGCGCGGGTTCGCCGCGCTGGACGAAATCGGAGGAGAGCACGGCTACCGCGCATTCGGCGCTAGATATCCTTCGCGCCTCGTTTATGTGATACAGGTGGCCCTTGTGAAGCGGGTTATATTCGGCAACAATCCCGACAGCGGGAAAGAACATAAAGATTCACCGTCCTTTTTGATATCTGCTAAAGGATACCACAAAGCGGCGGTACAATCAGATCAAGGGAGGCAATTCAGTTCCAATGAAAATATTAGTTCTCAACTGCGGCAGCTCCTCACTTAAGTATCAGCTCATCGACACCGACGGCGAAAAGGTGCTGGCCAAGGGCCTTGTCGAACGTATCGGCATCGAAGGCTCACGCATCAAACACACAAAGACCGGTCAGGACTCCGTCACGCGCGAAGTCCCGTTCAAGGACCATTCCGAAGCCATCAAGTACGTGCTTGACATTCTTGTGGATCCCGAGCAGGGCGCGCTCAAGAGCCTCGACGAGCTTTCAGCGACGGGCCACCGCATAGTCCACGGCGGAGAGAAATTCACGAAGTCGGTGCTCGTCACGCCGGACGTCGTCAAGGGCATCGAAGAGGTCATTCCTCTCGCGCCGCTCCATAATCCGGCGAACCTTCAGGGTCTCAAAGCCGTCATGGAAGCCCTCCCCGGCAAGCCCAACGTCGTCGTATTCGACACGGCCTTCCATCAGACGATGCCGCCCAAATCGTTCATCTACGGCATCCCCTACGAGTATTATGAGAACAACCGCGTTCGCCGCTACGGCTTCCACGGCACAAGCCACGGATATGTGGCGAACCGCGCCGCTGAGATACTAGGCAAGCCCATCTCAGAGCTCAAGATAATCACCTGCCATCTCGGAAACGGCAGCTCCATCACCGCAGTAGACGGCGGCAAGTCAGTGGACACCTCCTTCGGCTACGGCACGGCGGAAGGCGTCCTCATGGGCACGCGCAGCGGCAACCTCGACCCCTCCGTCATGATCTTCCTCATGGAGCAGCTTGGCTCCGCGCAGGCGGTGAGCGACATGGTCCATAAGAAGTCTGGACTTCTCGGCGTCTCCGGCGTGTCAAGCGACCTTCGCGACGTCGAAGAGGCCGCGGCAAACGGCAACGAGCGCGCGAAGCTTGCGCAGGACATCCTCATAGCCGGCGTCAAAAAATACATCGGCTCCTTCGCCGCAGAGATGGGCGGAGTAGACGCGGTCGTCTTCACGGCCGGCATCGGCGAAAACGGCATCGGCTTCCGCAAAGAGGTCTGCGAGAACATGGAGTTCATGGGCATAAAGATCGACGCGGAAAAGAACAACTGCCGCGGCAAAGAGGTCGTCTTCAGCGCGCCCGACTCAAAGGTGAAAGTCATGGTCGTGCCTACGGACGAAGAGATGGTCATCGCCCGCGACACCAAGAAGTGCGTCGAAGAAGCATAGGAAGCGAAGCAAGATAAAATGACAGAATATCTGGAACAGGCTCCCCAAAACTGGAAGCACAGACTGGTCCTTCCC from Cloacibacillus sp. includes the following:
- a CDS encoding nucleotidyltransferase family protein gives rise to the protein MFFPAVGIVAEYNPLHKGHLYHINEARRISSAECAVAVLSSDFVQRGEPALLDKWTRAEAALSCGCDLVLELPVLWSSHNAGVFSNGAVDLL
- a CDS encoding acetate kinase, which codes for MKILVLNCGSSSLKYQLIDTDGEKVLAKGLVERIGIEGSRIKHTKTGQDSVTREVPFKDHSEAIKYVLDILVDPEQGALKSLDELSATGHRIVHGGEKFTKSVLVTPDVVKGIEEVIPLAPLHNPANLQGLKAVMEALPGKPNVVVFDTAFHQTMPPKSFIYGIPYEYYENNRVRRYGFHGTSHGYVANRAAEILGKPISELKIITCHLGNGSSITAVDGGKSVDTSFGYGTAEGVLMGTRSGNLDPSVMIFLMEQLGSAQAVSDMVHKKSGLLGVSGVSSDLRDVEEAAANGNERAKLAQDILIAGVKKYIGSFAAEMGGVDAVVFTAGIGENGIGFRKEVCENMEFMGIKIDAEKNNCRGKEVVFSAPDSKVKVMVVPTDEEMVIARDTKKCVEEA